A genomic window from Mesosutterella faecium includes:
- a CDS encoding Hsp20/alpha crystallin family protein — protein MANVPTIFDETPFSVFDPFDVFSGIRFPDPSTAVFGKHADRLMKTDVRETDKGYTLLMDLPGFKKDEISAELKDGYLTVSAKKDEKHEDKKEGRLIRSERSTGSCSRTFYVGEGVKQGDCSASFADGILTINVPKVAAQKPEHKMIAIQ, from the coding sequence ATGGCTAATGTTCCGACTATCTTTGATGAAACCCCGTTCAGCGTTTTCGATCCGTTTGATGTGTTTTCCGGGATCCGCTTCCCGGATCCTTCCACCGCGGTCTTTGGCAAGCACGCCGACCGTCTGATGAAGACCGATGTGCGCGAGACCGACAAGGGCTACACGCTGCTGATGGATCTGCCTGGCTTCAAGAAGGATGAGATCAGCGCGGAGCTGAAGGACGGCTATCTCACGGTTTCGGCCAAGAAGGACGAGAAGCACGAGGACAAGAAGGAAGGGCGGCTCATCCGCTCTGAGCGCAGCACCGGCTCCTGCAGCAGGACGTTCTATGTGGGCGAGGGCGTGAAGCAGGGCGACTGCAGCGCCTCCTTTGCGGACGGCATCCTCACGATCAACGTTCCGAAAGTCGCGGCCCAGAAGCCTGAACACAAGATGATTGCGATTCAGTAA